In Collimonas arenae, a single genomic region encodes these proteins:
- a CDS encoding glutathione S-transferase family protein, translating to MALTLYYHPLSSFCHKVLIALYENNIAFEKRFIDLGNEADRSELRAIWPFTKFPVLHDHVRHRDVPESTIIIEYLDHFFAGEMPLIPADWDAALDVRLWDRFFDIYVHIPMQQIVANRHTGAQGAMGKEHATLDLAYGMLEERMASRTWVAGSHFTMADCAAVPALFYASTLQRFPSEYAHLHAYFERLMERPSVKRVIQEAQPYFHLYPFADAIPARFRTGEQ from the coding sequence ATGGCCTTAACCCTCTATTACCATCCTCTTTCTTCGTTTTGCCACAAAGTGCTGATCGCGCTTTACGAAAACAATATCGCCTTCGAAAAGCGCTTCATCGACCTTGGGAATGAGGCCGACCGCAGCGAGTTGCGTGCCATCTGGCCATTCACAAAATTCCCGGTTCTCCACGATCATGTGCGCCATCGCGATGTACCTGAGAGCACGATCATCATCGAATACCTGGACCATTTCTTTGCCGGCGAAATGCCCTTGATTCCAGCCGATTGGGATGCAGCGCTGGACGTGCGGCTATGGGATCGCTTCTTTGACATTTACGTCCATATCCCGATGCAACAGATCGTAGCCAATCGCCATACCGGTGCGCAGGGCGCCATGGGCAAAGAGCATGCTACGCTGGATCTGGCGTACGGCATGCTGGAAGAACGCATGGCTTCACGCACCTGGGTCGCAGGGTCTCATTTCACCATGGCGGATTGCGCTGCCGTCCCCGCGCTCTTTTACGCCAGCACCCTGCAGCGCTTCCCCAGCGAGTACGCACATCTGCATGCCTATTTTGAACGGCTGATGGAGAGGCCTTCCGTGAAACGGGTCATACAGGAGGCTCAGCCCTATTTCCATCTCTATCCCTTCGCCGATGCGATTCCTGCACGGTTTAGAACGGGCGAGCAATGA